Proteins from a single region of Ochotona princeps isolate mOchPri1 chromosome 27, mOchPri1.hap1, whole genome shotgun sequence:
- the LOC131478089 gene encoding olfactory receptor 7A10-like, with protein MYLVTVSGNLLIVLAILSDPHLHTPMYFFLSNLSMVDICFTSTTIPKMLENIQTQSRAISYAGCISQMFFFIFFAALDNFLLAVMAYDRFVAICHPLHYTVIMNSHLCVQLVLLCWVTVVSLFYGTALGVYLSSAATQNSHSTAAASVMYTVVTPMLNPFIYSLRNNDIQKAVKAHLRGIFQWPFFSHSHNSGL; from the exons atgtacctggtcactgtcagtgggaacctgctcattgtcctggccatcctctcagacccacacctccacacacccatgtacttcttcctctccAACTTGTCCATGGTGGACATCTGcttcacctccaccaccatccccaAGATGCTGGAGAACATCCAGACACAGAGCAGAGCCATCAGCTATGCAGGCTGCATCTCACAGATGTTCTTCTTCATATTCTTTGCTGCGTTGGACAACTTTCTCCTGGCcgtgatggcctatgaccggttTGTGGCCATTTGTCATCCTCTGCACTATACAGTCATCATGAACTCCCATCTCTGTGTGCAGCTGGTTCTGTTGTGCTGGGTCA ctgttgtttccttgttttatggAACAGCACTGGGTGTGTACCTCAGTTCAGCTGCTACACAAAACTCACACTCAACTGCAGCAGCCTCGGTGATGTATACTGTGGTCACCCCCATGTTGAATCCCTTCATTTACAGTCTCAGGAATAATGATATCCAGAAGGCTGTGAAAGCACATCTGAGGGGAATCTTCCAATGGCCATTTTTCAGTCATAGCCACAATTCAGGCCTTTAA